A window from Drosophila nasuta strain 15112-1781.00 chromosome 3, ASM2355853v1, whole genome shotgun sequence encodes these proteins:
- the LOC132789934 gene encoding glutathione S-transferase 1-like, with the protein MGKLILYGFDPSIPVRPVKLTLAALQLPYEFVEVNVFSQQQMSEEYLKKNPQHTIPMLEDDGACIWDSHAIMCYLVSKYGKDDSLYPNDLLKRAIVNQRLYFESGVVFADAIRRTNMMAFSGTPVTKDRIDAIVEVYNLMEAFLKDHDYIAGDILTIADFSLISPISSLVCYVKIDAAKFAKLTAWVKRMEKLPYYSENAVGAEIFLTALKNTNFTIEE; encoded by the coding sequence atggGAAAACTTATTTTATACGGTTTCGATCCCAGCATTCCCGTACGTCCAGTCAAACTAACGCTGGCTGCTCTCCAGCTGCCCTACGAATTTGTGGAGGTGAATGTCTTCAGTCAGCAGCAAATGTCAGAGGAGTATCTCAAGAAGAATCCCCAGCACACAATTCCCATGCTCGAGGATGATGGAGCATGTATCTGGGACTCTCATGCTATCATGTGTTATTTGGTTAGCAAGTACGGCAAAGACGACTCGCTGTATCCCAACGATCTGTTGAAACGTGCCATTGTCAATCAACGCTTGTACTTCGAATCTGGCGTCGTCTTTGCCGATGCCATACGAAGGACAAATATGATGGCATTTAGTGGAACTCCTGTGACCAAAGATCGCATTGACGCCATTGTCGAGGTCTACAATCTAATGGAAGCTTTCCTCAAGGATCACGATTACATTGCTGGAGATATTTTAACAATTGCTGACTTTAGTCTTATCTCTCCAATTAGTTCCCTTGTGTGCTATGTTAAAATTGACGCAGCCAAGTTTGCAAAGCTTACAGCTTGGGTTAAGCGTATGGAAAAACTGCCTTACTACTCGGAAAACGCGGTTGGAGCTGAAATATTCTTAACtgctttaaaaaatacaaactttACAATTGAAGAATAA
- the LOC132790912 gene encoding glutathione S-transferase 1-like, whose translation MGKITLYGAEPSPPVRAVKLTLAALDLPYEFVTIDLIVKEQLSESFVKKNPQHTVPMLEDDDAVIWDSHAIITYLVSKYGKDDSLYPKDLLKRAVVDQRLHFESGVVFANVLRAITRNIFFLGKKIIPKDQIQALVEVYDFVETFLKDHDYVAGDQLTVADFSLISTVASLPAYVEIDPVKYVNITAWIKRLEKLPYYSVNDVGNKQFIAAVKGTNFSIEE comes from the coding sequence ATGGGCAAAATAACACTCTACGGTGCCGAACCCAGTCCTCCAGTTCGTGCAGTCAAGTTGACACTGGCAGCTCTGGATCTCCCGTATGAGTTCGTTACTATTGATTTGATCGTCAAGGAACAGCTTTCGGAGTCATTCGTAAAGAAGAATCCCCAGCATACGGTGCCCATGTTGGAGGATGACGATGCGGTTATCTGGGATTCACATGCCATTATCACCTATTTGGTTAGCAAGTACGGCAAAGACGATTCGCTGTATCCCAAGGATCTGCTGAAGCGCGCTGTTGTTGATCAGCGTCTGCACTTTGAGTCTGGCGTCGTGTTTGCCAATGTCTTGCGTGCTATCACGAGGAATATTTTCTTCCTTGGCAAGAAGATTATACCCAAGGATCAAATTCAAGCTCTGGTCGAGGTCTACGACTTTGTTGAGACTTTCCTTAAAGATCACGATTATGTTGCTGGCGATCAGTTGACGGTCGCTGACTTCAGTCTTATCTCGACTGTCGCCTCTCTGCCCGCATATGTGGAAATAGATCCCGTCAAGTATGTCAATATAACTGCATGGATTAAGCGTCTGGAGAAGCTGCCTTATTACTCTGTGAATGATGTTGGCAACAAGCAATTTATTGCGGCTGTTAAAGGAACAAATTTCAGCATTGAAGAGTga
- the LOC132790910 gene encoding glutathione S-transferase 1-like, translated as MGKLTFYGFDPSPPCRAVKLTLAALQLPYDYVVLVPNSKDQKLEEVLKKKNPQHTIPMLEDDDAIIWDSHAIITYLVSKYGKDDSLYPKDLLKRAVVDQRLHFENGVVFISTLRAITRLVLFMGQKEVPKERIDAFIEVYDFMEAFLKDNDYVAGNQLTVADFSLISTISSSQAYVEIESSKWPRLSAWVKRMEELPYYSENSNGAKLFIAKVKTATFTVAA; from the coding sequence ATGGGTAAATTAACGTTTTACGGCTTCGATCCCAGTCCGCCATGTCGTGCGGTCAAACTTACATTGGCTGCCCTTCAACTGCCCTACGATTATGTCGTGTTGGTTCCCAACTCCAAGGACCAAAAGTTGGAGGAGGTTCTTAAGAAGAAGAATCCACAACACACTATTCCCATGTTGGAGGATGACGATGCGATTATCTGGGATTCACATGCCATCATCACTTATTTAGTGAGCAAGTACGGCAAGGACGATTCGCTGTATCCGAAGGATCTGCTGAAGCGTGCGGTGGTTGATCAGCGTCTGCACTTTGAAAACGGAGTCGTGTTTATCAGCACTCTGCGGGCCATCACCCGGCTGGTACTTTTCATGGGTCAGAAGGAGGTGCCCAAGGAGCGCATCGATGCTTTCATCGAGGTCTATGACTTTATGGAAGCCTTCCTGAAGGACAATGATTATGTGGCTGGCAATCAACTAACTGTTGCTGACTTTAGTTTAATTTCCACCATCAGCTCATCGCAAGCTTATGTTGAGATTGAGTCCAGCAAGTGGCCAAGGTTGAGTGCGTGGGTTAAGCGCATGGAAGAGCTGCCATATTATTCGGAAAATTCTAATGGGGCTAAACTCTTTATCGCAAAAGTTAAAACGGCAACTTTTACGGTAGCAgcttga
- the LOC132790911 gene encoding glutathione S-transferase 1-like: MGKITLYGIDPSPPFRAVKLTLAALELPYEFVPVNVLAKEQLSEAFVKKNPQHTVPMLEDDDAVIWDSHAIITYLVSKYGKDDSLYPKDLLKRAVVDQRLHFESGVVFANALRAITKSVFFLGQKVIPKDKIQTVVEVYDFVESFLKDHDYIAGDKLTVADFSLISSVSSLTAYLEIDATKYPNTTAWIKRLEQLPYYSANDVGKKQFIEAIKATKFTIEQ; the protein is encoded by the coding sequence ATGGGTAAAATTACACTCTACGGCATCGATCCCAGTCCTCCATTCCGTGCTGTCAAATTGACTTTGGCCGCTTTGGAATTGCCTTATGAGTTCGTTCCGGTTAATGTGCTGGCAAAGGAACAGCTCTCCGAGGCATTCGTGAAGAAGAATCCCCAGCATACGGTGCCTATGCTAGAAGATGACGATGCAGTTATCTGGGACTCTCATGCTATCATCACCTATTTGGTCAGTAAGTACGGCAAGGATGATTCACTGTATCCCAAGGATCTTCTGAAGCGTGCCGTCGTCGATCAACGTCTGCACTTTGAATCTGGTGTCGTGTTCGCCAACGCTCTGCGTGCCATCACCAAGAGTGTGTTCTTCCTTGGCCAGAAGGTGATTCCCAAGGATAAGATTCAGACTGTTGTCGAGGTCTACGACTTTGTGGAGTCTTTTCTCAAGGATCACGACTACATTGCTGGCGATAAATTGACGGTCGCTGACTTCAGTCTTATCTCCTCTGTGAGCTCTCTGACTGCCTATCTGGAAATTGATGCCACCAAGTATCCAAACACAACTGCATGGATCAAGCGTCTGGAGCAGCTGCCTTATTACTCTGCGAATGATGTTGGCAAGAAGCAATTCATTGAAGCAATTAAAGCCACAAAGTTTACTATTGAAcagtaa